In a single window of the Papaver somniferum cultivar HN1 chromosome 8, ASM357369v1, whole genome shotgun sequence genome:
- the LOC113301861 gene encoding uncharacterized protein LOC113301861 → MSTQSWLPYGPNPTGISPGHLKYTRNMASSLDLVSSSFYRAMVPRLPSLNLQTDQTRKRKSIPVKVAETTTMAERKKEDSKKKSKWPKINPKKDLQINVLKETHLFTVPNFFTSAESKGFVQAAELMGFAHQGSLGPTRGEAFRDNDRISVDDPVLAQTIWESGLNKFFTDIKIRGKVAVGLNPNIRFYRYKTGQRFGRHIDESVELGDGRRTYYTLLIYLSGGGSGQKTKTEMSSQKDASVEPLVGGETVFYGPRRGVVAEVAPAEGMALLHLHGDNCMLHEARNVAKGVKYVFRSDVIFA, encoded by the exons ATGTCTACACAATCGTGGCTACCATATGGCCCAAATCCCACTGGAATCAGTCCGGGACACCTTAAATACACGAGGAACATGGCATCATCCCTAGACCTTGTAAGCTCTTCTTTCTATAGAGCCATGGTTCCACGGCTCCCCAGTCTAAACCTACAAACTGACCaaaccagaaaaagaaaaagcatCCCAGTAAAGGTCGCGGAAACAACAACAATGgcggaaagaaaaaaagaagactcCAAGAAGAAATCAAAATGGCCGAAAATTAATCCTAAAAAGGATCTTCAAATCAatgttctcaaagaaactcatcTCTTTACG GTGCCGAATTTCTTTACATCTGCGGAATCAAAAGGGTTTGTACAAGCTGCAGAGTTGATGGGTTTCGCTCATCAAGGAAGTCTTGGACCTACTAGAGGAGAAGCTTTCAGAGATAATGATCGGATTTCTGTGGATGATCCTGTTTTAGCACAAACTATTTGGGAATCTGGGTTGAACAAGTTTTTCACTGATATTAAAATCCGGGGAAAAGTTGCTGTTGGGTTGAATCCTAATATTAGATTCTACAG ATACAAGACTGGGCAGCGATTTGGACGTCACATTGATGAAAGTGTTGAACTAGGTGATGGACGGAGAACGTATTATACATTGCTAATATATCTTAGTGGTGGTGGGTCGGGTCAGAAAACAAAGACAGAGATGAGCAGCCAAAAAGATGCTTCTGTGGAGCCTTTAGTTGGAGGAGAAACTGTCTTTTACGGTCCTCGAAGAGGTGTTGTTGCGGAG GTTGCCCCCGCTGAAGGGATGGCTCTGCTTCACCTCCATGGAGATAATTGCATGTTACATGAGGCCCGTAATGTAGCGAAGGGTGTTAAGTATGTTTTCCGCTCAGATGTAATCTTTGCTTGA
- the LOC113305027 gene encoding ataxin-10-like: MNSYPRIDVLGYSINILRDICAQDRVKLRSEESVTIVDLLLSSGLLDLLIDFLRELEPPSTIKKSFPQESASVQLKVCPYKGFRRDIVAVIANCLYGMKHVQDAIRQKDAILLLLQQCVTDDDNEFLRECGIWAVRNLLEGNEENQKIVAELEIQGSADVPALTELGFRMELDPHTRRAKLVNISPC; encoded by the exons ATGAACTCGTACCCAAGAA TTGATGTTCTTGGGTATTCAATTAACATTTTGAGGGATATTTGTGCACAGGATAGAGTTAAATTAAGAAGTGAAGAATCAGTTACCATAGTTGATTTATTACTGTCATCAGGACTTCTTGATCTTCTTATAGATTTTCTTCGTGAGCTGGAGCCTCCTTCGACAATCAAGAAATCTTTTCCACAAGAGAGCGCTTCTGTACAATTGAAGGTTTGCCCTTATAAAGGGTTTAGGAGGGATATAGTTGCTGTTATAGCCAATTGTTTGTATGGAATGAAGCATGTGCAGGATGCTATTAGGCAGAAAGATGCTATCCTTTTGCTGTTACAACAATGTGTTACTGATGACGACAATGAGTTTTTGAGGGAATGTGGAATCTGGGCAGTGAGGAATTTGCTCGAGGGAAACGAAGAGAACCAGAAAATAGTTGCAGAATTGGAGATTCAAGGGTCTGCAGATGTGCCTGCACTTACTGAGCTTGGGTTTCGAATGGAATTGGACCCCCATACTCGGCGTGCTAAGCTTGTCAACATCTCACCATGTTAG
- the LOC113302027 gene encoding ataxin-10-like, which yields MSSSNHVLVTLSLKLLRNLCAGEILNQNCFIEEDGVDVVARAFDSISFDTNFGDEIIEIIRFGLELLGNVCGAGEEHQAAVWFRLFPVVFKDIARVRVKKISDVLSMVLYSCCNGSNEIMRQLCEVQGLQIVAEIYNCFKRWSRGRLVVGASCKNMPRGILFFTVIFYVEHS from the exons ATGTCCTCttcaaatcatgttcttgttaCGTTGTCGTTAAAACTTCTTAGAAACCTTTGTGCGGGAGAAATATTGAATCAGAATTGCTTCATAgaggaagatggagtcgatgtcGTCGCTAGGGCATTTGATTCAATTAGTTTTGATACAAACTTCGGTGATGAGATTATCGAGATTATCCGATTTGGTTTGGAGCTTCTAGGCAATGTATGTGGAGCTGGGGAGGAACATCAGGCTGCTGTTTGGTTTCGACTCTTTCCTGTTGTATTTAAAGATATTGCTAGAGTTCGAGTGaagaaaatttctgatgtcttaaGTATGGTTTTATACTCTTGCTGCAACGGAAGTAATGAAATAATGAGGCAGCTTTGTGAGGTTCAAGGGTTACAGATCGTAGCGGAAATTTACAACTGCTTCAAGAG atggtcTCGGGGAAGATTGGTTGTTGGGGCTTCTTGCAAAAATATGCCTCGAGGAATCCTATTTTTCACCGTTATTTTTTATGTTGAGCACAGCTAG